A region of Streptomyces sp. TG1A-60 DNA encodes the following proteins:
- a CDS encoding SDR family NAD(P)-dependent oxidoreductase, translated as MDGLEGKVVVFAGGGGIAQATAEILGAGGAKVIVGDIDADSAEAVVQAAKSAGGEGLAVTVDIADQEQVRKHMELAVREYGRIDGLFNVAANIGPDEVAKDTHAVDIDLSAWQRSIDVNLTSYLLTLERALPHMITGGGGSVVNILSAAAYAGMPDKVAYSVTKAGLTALTRQVAGKYGKHGIRANGVAPGRALTEQTKLNLPSEYQDVALRATPSPRHGEPEDIGSMVAFLLSDRSAWINGQMFSVGGGSTMCP; from the coding sequence ATGGACGGACTTGAAGGCAAAGTCGTGGTCTTCGCCGGTGGCGGAGGGATCGCCCAGGCGACCGCGGAGATCCTCGGCGCCGGCGGCGCCAAGGTGATCGTCGGCGACATCGACGCGGACTCGGCCGAGGCGGTGGTCCAGGCCGCGAAGTCCGCCGGCGGTGAAGGTCTGGCGGTGACCGTCGACATAGCGGACCAGGAACAGGTCAGGAAACACATGGAGCTGGCCGTGCGCGAGTACGGCCGCATCGACGGCCTGTTCAACGTCGCCGCCAACATTGGTCCGGACGAGGTGGCCAAGGACACGCACGCGGTTGACATCGACCTGAGCGCCTGGCAGCGGTCCATCGACGTCAACCTGACCAGCTACCTGCTCACGCTCGAGCGCGCGTTGCCTCACATGATCACCGGCGGTGGTGGCTCCGTGGTGAACATCCTCTCGGCGGCCGCCTATGCCGGAATGCCGGACAAGGTCGCCTACTCGGTGACGAAGGCCGGACTCACCGCGCTCACCCGACAGGTCGCCGGCAAATACGGCAAGCACGGGATCAGGGCCAACGGCGTCGCGCCCGGGCGCGCCCTGACCGAGCAGACCAAGCTGAACCTGCCGAGCGAGTACCAGGACGTCGCCCTCCGAGCCACCCCCTCACCGCGCCACGGAGAGCCCGAGGACATCGGCTCCATGGTGGCGTTTCTCCTGTCCGACCGATCCGCGTGGATCAACGGCCAGATGTTCTCGGTCGGCGGAGGCAGCACGATGTGCCCCTGA